In Nostoc sp. GT001, a genomic segment contains:
- a CDS encoding PHB depolymerase family esterase, giving the protein MIGDNYGELYDQGNLRTYYFYTPKSYNLDRPIPLVLVFHGDDGNGRSISDVTHFNKLAEQKGFIVAYPDGIDQKWSLRGNAQGKVDDVLFVSALINHLQQQLNIDSHKVYATGFSRGGILTQALACKLPDKIAGFASVAGSLPARLKPSCQPQTPISMLTINGTNDRDVLYEGDDHTQRGALVSISDMVEFWRSHDRCTLSNASPNFSEDKVKTAIYTGCSGNSEVWQLAVVNGGHFWPGGSSTDENLNKFNAKLGLNASETIWNFFQRHSL; this is encoded by the coding sequence TTGATTGGTGATAATTATGGAGAATTATACGATCAAGGAAATTTACGTACTTACTATTTTTACACTCCAAAATCTTATAATCTAGACCGTCCGATACCATTAGTTTTAGTGTTTCATGGAGATGATGGTAATGGTCGGTCTATCAGTGACGTGACTCACTTCAATAAATTAGCAGAGCAAAAAGGATTTATTGTTGCTTATCCAGATGGAATTGACCAAAAATGGAGTCTTAGAGGTAACGCTCAAGGAAAGGTAGATGATGTTTTATTTGTCAGTGCTTTGATTAATCATCTTCAGCAGCAACTTAATATTGATAGTCATAAAGTTTATGCCACTGGTTTTTCTAGAGGTGGCATACTTACCCAAGCACTAGCTTGTAAGTTACCTGATAAAATTGCTGGTTTTGCATCAGTAGCGGGTTCGCTCCCAGCTAGACTAAAACCTAGTTGCCAACCTCAAACTCCCATATCGATGTTAACGATCAACGGTACAAACGATCGCGATGTACTTTATGAAGGTGATGACCACACTCAACGAGGAGCGCTGGTTTCGATCTCAGACATGGTAGAGTTTTGGCGATCGCACGATCGATGTACCTTATCAAATGCATCTCCAAATTTTTCTGAAGATAAAGTGAAAACCGCTATCTACACAGGTTGCAGTGGCAATTCCGAAGTCTGGCAGCTAGCGGTAGTCAACGGTGGACATTTCTGGCCTGGTGGTTCTTCAACTGACGAGAACCTAAACAAATTCAATGCGAAGTTGGGGCTGAACGCCAGTGAAACAATTTGGAACTTTTTTCAGCGTCACAGTCTATGA
- a CDS encoding dienelactone hydrolase family protein: MKEITRRKFMATATVATGFALAVQPISAGVITTDAKGLVAGTVKIPVKDGEIPAYRAAPAIGDNFPIVLVIQEIFGVHEHIQDITRRFARLGYLAIAPELFVRQGDVSKLSNIDEIRPIVAKVPDAQVLSDLDSTVEWAKKSAKGNGEKLGITGFCWGGRITWLYAAHNPQVKAGIAWYGRLVGDATELQPKYPIDIASKLTVPILGLYGGKDTGITLDTVEQMRDRLKSSSSKSEIIVYPNAPHAFFADYRPSYREKEAQDGWKRLLAWFKQNGV; encoded by the coding sequence ATGAAAGAAATAACGCGCCGCAAATTTATGGCAACAGCGACAGTGGCGACAGGTTTTGCCCTTGCAGTACAACCCATTTCTGCCGGAGTCATCACTACTGATGCCAAGGGGTTAGTAGCTGGTACAGTGAAAATTCCTGTCAAAGATGGCGAAATTCCTGCCTATAGAGCAGCACCAGCTATCGGTGACAATTTCCCAATTGTTCTGGTAATCCAGGAAATTTTTGGCGTACACGAGCATATCCAGGATATCACTCGTCGCTTTGCTCGGTTGGGATATTTAGCGATCGCACCCGAATTATTTGTGCGTCAAGGCGATGTCTCGAAGTTAAGCAATATAGACGAAATTCGTCCAATTGTCGCCAAAGTACCAGATGCCCAGGTGTTATCCGATCTTGATTCCACAGTTGAGTGGGCAAAGAAGTCAGCTAAGGGTAATGGTGAGAAGTTGGGAATTACAGGCTTCTGTTGGGGCGGTCGTATTACTTGGTTATATGCTGCACATAATCCCCAAGTGAAGGCTGGTATAGCTTGGTATGGGCGACTTGTGGGCGATGCTACCGAACTTCAGCCCAAGTATCCCATCGATATTGCATCAAAACTGACAGTCCCGATTCTCGGACTCTATGGTGGCAAGGATACAGGTATTACTCTTGATACAGTAGAGCAGATGCGCGATCGCTTAAAGTCCAGCAGTAGCAAATCTGAAATTATCGTCTATCCCAACGCACCCCACGCATTTTTTGCCGATTATCGCCCCTCCTACCGTGAGAAAGAAGCTCAAGATGGTTGGAAACGCCTTTTGGCATGGTTTAAGCAAAATGGTGTTTAA
- a CDS encoding cupin domain-containing protein, with protein MEEIFVLRSTEKNEDNPGFFFEELSKNQGIKSKISMFIATIQPGEHVPPHYHPDGSEAMIYNLSGSVEVKYGQDLKKSVIVHTGDFIYIPGNVLHQVINLSATEPVKSIIACNFDVIQEIDYCL; from the coding sequence ATGGAAGAAATTTTCGTATTAAGAAGCACAGAAAAAAATGAAGACAACCCAGGATTTTTCTTTGAGGAATTGTCAAAAAACCAGGGAATAAAAAGCAAAATTTCTATGTTTATAGCTACCATTCAACCTGGAGAGCATGTTCCCCCACACTATCATCCAGATGGCTCGGAAGCAATGATTTATAATCTTAGTGGCTCAGTGGAAGTTAAATATGGGCAGGATTTAAAAAAATCCGTGATTGTTCACACCGGAGATTTTATATATATTCCAGGTAATGTATTGCATCAAGTCATTAATTTGAGTGCAACTGAGCCAGTAAAATCAATTATTGCTTGTAATTTTGATGTGATTCAAGAGATAGATTATTGCTTGTAA
- a CDS encoding MFS transporter — MFQSTEIMVGLYKPLLWLAQVSAEPSNVTPEQASVLISGPRFFVALISGVILAFAFQLVLTNLSLAVGISYLGHSSDSDSDNGEVGSLGGSIRKIGTAVGIWTLITVTVALLIASYLAVKLSLVISDRGLGAILGLVIWGAYFLLLVWVSSTTVGSLIGSVVNTATSGFQAIMGTATAALGAKAVNSQVVATAEAAAAAVRRELGSAIDPVSIRENIEDYLEKIRPPELDVSKIRSDFENLLNDPQLKAIAGTPDIRNIDRQKFIELVSSRTDLSKKDVSRIADTLYKVWQQVVSQHPPTEDRLGELMDYLKSLPPGQSKTDELNAKLERLLAENGGSKESDQKAATGPIQSTLQQGLSALTGIVLGRTDLSDLDVEKILGSLTSAKDKVTEQADKLGLPTPSQPYSPIRSDVENYLYNTYAWQLSPERIAQEFRDVIYDPAADPGIVRRELERLSRNDFAKILQQRGLLTQGQIQRIANQLETVRQEVLITVRAVEERDIVQDLQRAVESYLLVTPKADLTPEGIEQNFKPLLADSEADYETLTLRLAHLDRQEIREILLQRNDVQLYEVDSILDELEKQRDRVLVESKGLAEQAQYQAETLWLNVESYLRNTGKSELNPDGIRADFKKLLEDPQAGVSSIRARLSRFDRDTLVQLLSQREDLSEDQVNQIINATEESWYNIRHTPQIVVDKAKEQYDSVTTTIADYLRNTGKQELNPEGIQRDLNKLFENPKEGAVALRRRLSQVDRDTLVKLLSQRQDLSEEQVNEIIDSTQTSIRNFVRAPRRLASRTQQRAETFKAYLEEYLRQTGKEELNPEGIKRDLQLLLHDPRVGVESFGDRLSQFDRDTIIALLKIREDISDEEAARIADNMVSVRDQFVEQVRSIQRGIQDAIDGVFARIRNYLNSLDRPELNYDSIKRDIRTVFDDPQAGFDALRDRLSSFDRDTLVAIMSSREDISEADANRIIDQIERARNTVLQRAERIQHEAQRRLEQVKHQAQRQAEETRKAAATAAWWLFATAFVSAIFSALGGAIAVV; from the coding sequence ATGTTCCAAAGTACAGAAATCATGGTGGGACTCTATAAACCACTATTGTGGTTAGCACAGGTTTCAGCAGAACCCTCAAACGTCACACCAGAACAAGCATCAGTTCTCATTTCTGGGCCACGCTTTTTTGTGGCTTTAATCTCAGGTGTGATTCTTGCCTTTGCTTTCCAATTAGTTCTAACTAATCTCTCCCTTGCAGTCGGTATTTCCTACCTGGGGCACTCATCTGATTCGGATTCAGATAATGGGGAAGTTGGAAGTTTGGGCGGCAGTATTCGCAAAATCGGCACAGCAGTCGGGATTTGGACATTAATCACTGTGACTGTCGCCTTATTAATCGCTTCTTATCTAGCAGTAAAATTGAGCCTTGTCATCTCAGATCGGGGATTGGGAGCGATTCTTGGTTTAGTGATTTGGGGGGCTTACTTTTTGCTTCTAGTTTGGGTAAGTTCCACCACAGTCGGCTCCTTAATTGGCTCAGTTGTCAATACGGCAACATCTGGGTTTCAGGCGATTATGGGGACTGCTACCGCCGCACTAGGTGCGAAAGCTGTGAATAGCCAAGTGGTAGCCACAGCTGAAGCCGCCGCCGCCGCTGTCCGTCGAGAACTCGGAAGCGCCATCGATCCCGTAAGTATCCGGGAAAACATTGAAGATTACTTAGAAAAGATCCGTCCTCCCGAACTCGATGTATCGAAGATTCGGAGTGATTTTGAAAATTTACTCAACGATCCGCAATTAAAAGCGATCGCAGGGACTCCAGATATCCGCAACATCGACCGCCAAAAGTTTATCGAGTTAGTCAGTAGCCGCACCGATCTTTCCAAAAAAGACGTTAGTCGCATTGCTGATACTTTGTATAAAGTTTGGCAGCAAGTGGTAAGTCAGCACCCACCCACCGAAGACCGTTTGGGTGAGTTGATGGATTACCTAAAATCACTTCCACCAGGACAAAGCAAAACAGACGAACTCAACGCCAAGTTGGAACGGTTATTAGCAGAAAACGGTGGTTCCAAAGAATCTGACCAAAAGGCAGCTACCGGGCCAATTCAAAGTACACTCCAGCAAGGACTATCTGCCTTAACTGGCATTGTGTTGGGACGCACAGATTTGTCTGATTTGGATGTGGAAAAAATCTTGGGTAGTCTCACCAGCGCTAAAGATAAAGTCACCGAACAAGCAGATAAGTTAGGCTTGCCAACACCATCACAACCCTACAGCCCAATTCGGTCTGATGTGGAAAACTACCTGTACAATACTTATGCTTGGCAACTGAGTCCAGAAAGAATTGCCCAGGAATTTCGTGATGTCATCTACGACCCAGCAGCCGACCCTGGAATCGTCCGCAGGGAACTAGAACGACTATCCCGCAATGATTTCGCTAAAATTTTGCAACAACGGGGATTGCTTACCCAAGGTCAAATTCAGCGCATTGCCAATCAGCTAGAAACTGTCCGCCAAGAAGTGCTAATAACAGTCAGAGCTGTTGAAGAAAGAGATATCGTCCAAGACTTGCAACGCGCAGTAGAAAGTTATCTGCTCGTTACTCCCAAGGCAGATTTGACACCTGAAGGCATTGAGCAGAATTTTAAACCACTGTTGGCAGACTCAGAGGCAGATTATGAAACTCTGACATTGCGACTAGCGCACCTTGACCGCCAAGAAATTCGGGAGATATTGTTACAACGTAATGATGTCCAGTTATATGAAGTAGATAGCATTCTCGATGAGTTGGAAAAACAACGCGATCGCGTCTTGGTAGAATCCAAAGGATTAGCAGAACAGGCACAATATCAAGCAGAAACCCTGTGGTTAAATGTAGAATCATATCTGCGTAACACCGGCAAATCAGAACTGAATCCTGATGGCATCCGCGCCGACTTCAAAAAGCTACTAGAAGATCCGCAAGCTGGGGTTAGCTCAATTCGGGCGCGCTTGTCTCGCTTTGACCGCGATACCTTAGTACAGTTGTTGAGTCAGCGAGAAGATTTGAGTGAAGATCAAGTTAATCAAATCATCAATGCTACTGAGGAGTCATGGTATAATATCCGCCACACACCTCAAATTGTAGTCGATAAAGCTAAAGAGCAATACGACTCTGTGACGACAACGATCGCAGATTATCTCCGAAATACTGGCAAACAAGAACTCAATCCTGAAGGTATTCAGCGAGATTTGAACAAATTGTTTGAAAATCCCAAAGAGGGAGCCGTCGCCCTGCGCCGTCGATTGTCACAGGTAGACCGAGATACACTAGTGAAATTGCTCAGTCAACGCCAAGATTTGAGTGAAGAACAAGTCAATGAAATCATTGATTCCACCCAAACTTCGATTCGGAACTTTGTGCGTGCGCCTCGTCGCCTAGCTAGCCGTACACAACAAAGAGCCGAAACATTCAAAGCTTATCTGGAAGAGTATCTGCGCCAAACTGGTAAAGAAGAACTCAACCCTGAAGGTATCAAACGCGACTTGCAATTATTGTTGCACGATCCGCGAGTCGGCGTAGAAAGTTTTGGCGATCGCCTTTCGCAGTTTGACCGTGATACCATCATCGCCCTGCTGAAAATTCGGGAAGATATTTCTGATGAAGAAGCAGCACGGATTGCCGATAATATGGTGTCCGTAAGGGATCAATTTGTCGAACAAGTACGGAGCATCCAACGGGGCATTCAAGATGCAATTGACGGGGTTTTCGCCCGCATTCGTAACTATCTCAACTCCCTGGATCGCCCAGAACTTAACTATGATAGTATTAAGCGCGATATTCGCACAGTTTTTGACGATCCCCAAGCGGGATTTGATGCCCTGCGCGATCGCCTGTCCTCCTTTGACCGTGATACCCTAGTGGCAATCATGAGTTCTCGTGAGGACATCTCCGAAGCAGATGCCAACCGAATCATCGACCAAATTGAACGGGCGCGCAACACAGTATTACAACGTGCAGAACGCATACAGCACGAAGCCCAACGCCGTCTAGAGCAGGTAAAACATCAAGCACAGCGGCAAGCAGAAGAAACCCGCAAAGCCGCAGCTACAGCAGCGTGGTGGCTGTTTGCCACAGCATTCGTCTCCGCCATTTTCTCTGCATTAGGAGGAGCGATCGCTGTAGTTTAA
- a CDS encoding universal stress protein has protein sequence MLARLQSATGRDDLIEQMVLLPEPKKPFSKKPQSSKGVNLIVAYDASPNSHTALDIAFWIAHQTRLATNTEVTVQAVYVVEDNQSNQYPNILTFPQQQSPLECEVSEVSKSVTQVLTQPKLQALITPLQQADIILWQARSLAEEWQGCFKSHLRFGSISTELNKVVELENADILFLGCNSVNHPMIEALGSNFPCAVLGIPSCIDE, from the coding sequence ATGTTAGCACGTCTGCAAAGTGCCACAGGTCGAGATGACTTAATTGAACAAATGGTACTCTTGCCAGAACCAAAAAAACCTTTTTCTAAAAAGCCTCAAAGCTCAAAAGGAGTTAACTTAATTGTTGCTTATGACGCATCTCCCAACAGTCATACGGCATTAGATATTGCCTTTTGGATTGCCCATCAAACGCGTTTGGCCACCAATACAGAAGTTACAGTTCAAGCCGTTTATGTAGTAGAAGATAATCAAAGCAATCAGTATCCAAATATCTTAACCTTTCCCCAACAACAATCTCCATTAGAATGTGAAGTTAGTGAAGTATCAAAGTCTGTCACACAGGTATTAACTCAACCAAAATTACAGGCGTTAATAACTCCCCTACAACAAGCAGATATAATTCTCTGGCAAGCCCGAAGTTTGGCTGAAGAATGGCAGGGTTGTTTCAAATCTCATTTACGGTTTGGCTCCATTTCTACAGAACTTAACAAAGTTGTTGAATTAGAAAATGCCGATATTCTATTTTTAGGTTGCAACTCTGTCAATCATCCAATGATTGAAGCTCTAGGTTCTAATTTTCCCTGTGCCGTTTTAGGTATTCCCAGTTGTATTGATGAATAA
- a CDS encoding SLC13 family permease has translation MENWQAILSIVTFIGVIVLVMTEWVHLTIAALLGALLLVFSNVMTLQEAVGYIGNSHGTLGLFFGVMVLVRAFEPTKIFDYLATQIVLIARGKGKRLLLGIVAIVTPICAVLPNATTVMLLAPLIPPMAQEVGINFVPLLILMVFVANSAGLLTLVGDPATFIVGDAVNISFTDYLLELSLGGVIAVLVVIITLPFLFRKIWNTQLDNLEELPHPQINHPRALSLGAVIVFFVMIFFVIGESLPVPISPAAAALLGAALALLLSHHSNIDSVNNILRDVDWSTLIFFMSIFVLIGGLEKTGVINGLSGILAAVLGKNIMLGSLVLLFFVGLLSSVVPNIPLVVGMVPLLKQYIVTVGLAPAEVLAQDFQGQFPPEVLPLFYAMMFGATLGGNGTLVGASSNIVAAGISEQHGRRISFKTFLHYGIPVMLLQLVASALYILVRFLL, from the coding sequence GTGGAAAACTGGCAAGCAATCCTTAGCATAGTCACATTTATTGGTGTCATCGTCTTAGTAATGACGGAATGGGTACATCTGACTATTGCGGCATTACTAGGAGCATTGTTATTAGTTTTTAGCAACGTCATGACTTTACAAGAAGCTGTTGGTTACATTGGCAACAGTCATGGAACACTCGGTTTATTTTTTGGAGTTATGGTGTTAGTACGGGCTTTTGAACCTACTAAGATATTTGATTATTTAGCTACTCAAATAGTACTCATAGCTAGGGGAAAAGGCAAACGTCTACTACTTGGTATTGTGGCTATTGTGACACCCATCTGTGCAGTCTTACCAAATGCCACAACAGTTATGTTGCTAGCACCTTTAATTCCACCAATGGCGCAGGAAGTTGGGATAAATTTCGTACCATTGTTGATTTTAATGGTATTTGTTGCTAATAGTGCTGGATTGCTAACTTTAGTTGGAGATCCCGCAACATTTATTGTTGGTGATGCTGTGAATATCAGCTTTACAGATTATTTGTTGGAATTAAGTTTAGGAGGAGTAATTGCCGTTCTTGTAGTGATTATAACACTACCATTTTTATTCCGTAAAATTTGGAATACACAGTTAGATAATCTTGAAGAACTGCCACACCCACAAATAAATCATCCACGAGCTTTAAGCCTTGGTGCAGTTATTGTATTTTTCGTGATGATATTTTTTGTGATTGGAGAATCTTTACCAGTTCCGATCTCGCCTGCTGCCGCAGCTTTATTAGGAGCAGCTTTAGCTTTGCTTTTATCTCACCATAGCAATATAGATTCAGTTAACAACATTTTACGAGATGTAGACTGGAGTACATTAATATTTTTTATGAGCATTTTTGTGCTAATTGGGGGGCTAGAAAAAACAGGTGTAATTAATGGCTTATCAGGAATATTGGCAGCAGTTTTAGGAAAAAATATTATGCTAGGTTCCCTAGTTTTATTATTTTTTGTGGGTCTATTGTCCAGCGTAGTGCCAAATATTCCTTTAGTGGTGGGGATGGTGCCTTTACTAAAACAATACATTGTTACTGTCGGATTAGCACCCGCCGAAGTTCTTGCACAAGATTTTCAAGGACAGTTTCCACCAGAAGTATTACCACTGTTTTATGCAATGATGTTTGGTGCAACTTTGGGAGGTAATGGCACACTTGTGGGTGCATCATCTAACATCGTAGCCGCCGGAATTTCTGAGCAGCATGGACGGCGCATCTCGTTTAAAACTTTTCTACACTACGGTATTCCGGTGATGCTATTACAACTAGTAGCTTCGGCTTTGTACATATTGGTTCGCTTTTTGCTCTAA
- a CDS encoding nitrate ABC transporter ATP-binding protein (This model describes the ATP binding subunits of ATP-binding cassette (ABC) transporters for nitrate transport, or for bicarbonate transport, in bacteria and archaea.), producing the protein MEYTSLPINTQNKVLPRPGFLEIENLVKSYPTPDKDNFVVLDGVNLTIGEDEYISVIGHSGCGKSTLLKIVAGLEKATSGSVRLDGKEIRQPGAERMMVFQNYSLLPWLTVRENIRLAVDEVLKNANRSEKISIVNQHLAMVNLTAAADKYPDEISGGMKQRVGIARALAIRPKMLLMDEPFGALDALTRGKLQRQVLDIWENNRQAVMMITHDVDEAIYMSDRIVLMTNGPSASIGEILEVPFEHPRDRAAMRNSKEYFELRNHALNFLDRYFAQDE; encoded by the coding sequence ATGGAATATACCTCATTACCGATTAATACTCAGAACAAAGTTCTGCCCCGCCCTGGATTTTTAGAAATTGAAAATTTAGTCAAGTCTTATCCGACACCAGATAAAGATAACTTTGTCGTTTTAGATGGAGTTAATCTAACGATTGGTGAAGATGAATATATTTCTGTAATCGGTCACTCAGGTTGTGGTAAATCAACTCTACTAAAGATAGTAGCTGGTTTAGAAAAAGCAACTTCCGGCTCAGTCAGGCTAGATGGGAAAGAAATTCGTCAGCCGGGAGCCGAAAGGATGATGGTATTTCAGAACTATTCACTGTTACCTTGGTTAACAGTGCGAGAAAATATCCGTTTAGCCGTAGATGAAGTGTTAAAAAATGCTAATCGCTCTGAAAAAATCAGCATTGTAAATCAACACTTGGCAATGGTAAACTTGACGGCGGCGGCTGACAAATATCCCGATGAAATTTCTGGAGGTATGAAACAAAGAGTAGGTATTGCCAGAGCCTTAGCAATTCGTCCCAAAATGTTGCTAATGGATGAACCTTTTGGGGCGCTAGATGCACTAACTCGTGGTAAATTGCAGCGGCAGGTATTGGATATTTGGGAAAATAATCGTCAAGCAGTGATGATGATTACCCACGATGTAGACGAAGCAATTTATATGTCCGATCGCATAGTTTTGATGACCAATGGCCCGTCTGCTAGTATTGGGGAGATTTTAGAAGTTCCTTTTGAGCATCCACGCGATCGCGCCGCCATGCGAAACTCAAAAGAGTATTTTGAACTCCGAAACCATGCCTTAAATTTCCTCGATCGATATTTTGCCCAAGACGAGTAA
- a CDS encoding DUF29 family protein: MTQELIDLKKSILEGRYADALAIVDELEGMSKQAILRNIQAYLRILLIHLIKNQVEQRLTGSWANSIRNSIREIRSLNIKDNKKSYYINLGEWESLIEEEVIEDAIADASDEVMNGVYNQFQLSEIVDRKQIIQTALKFLTLTYSHSAKELPAVLAENLTQLSGGEDWKAGRR, translated from the coding sequence ATGACGCAGGAACTAATAGACCTCAAAAAGAGTATTTTGGAAGGACGTTATGCAGATGCCTTAGCAATTGTAGATGAATTAGAAGGCATGAGTAAACAAGCTATTCTGCGGAATATCCAAGCTTATTTAAGGATTCTGCTGATTCATTTGATTAAGAACCAAGTAGAACAACGATTAACTGGTTCATGGGCAAATTCTATTCGTAATTCAATCAGAGAAATTAGAAGTCTTAATATCAAAGATAATAAAAAATCTTACTATATTAATTTAGGTGAGTGGGAGAGTTTAATAGAAGAGGAAGTGATTGAAGATGCGATCGCTGATGCGAGTGATGAAGTAATGAATGGAGTATATAATCAATTTCAACTGTCTGAAATAGTAGATAGAAAACAAATTATTCAGACTGCGTTGAAGTTTTTGACGCTAACTTATTCCCATTCAGCTAAGGAGTTACCCGCAGTTTTGGCTGAAAATTTAACTCAGTTATCCGGTGGAGAAGATTGGAAAGCGGGTAGGCGGTAA
- a CDS encoding fatty acid desaturase yields the protein MGFKLKIFIKRFNKLEGKAWLNYKLILDIFVINYTIVFFFLGLYLILLDRFWLNLLGTILITHTSIWAALLTHEFMHDTIFQKPKINYIFGVLMTIISGACYVPYMLLKYQHLEHHRHKVGYDGFSITNWVLSRPYILQLILITLELFYIPILSLISRWRSLLLPMIRSQYKNMRWRIIVVFILRSMFFATLYFIHSWSILYIFLAHILMLNILRVYDCYHHTFAIIPLGSSTTKLNKDYEQKNTYSSLISRKYYWLNWIFINYGYHNAHHYKPHVHWYDLPKIDANLYPDTATHCICFPDLILWYHRNRIKRIYNGLGMPIVEQDKIKIDEFWGIIMNISFIVYDIQ from the coding sequence ATGGGATTTAAACTAAAAATCTTTATTAAAAGATTTAATAAATTAGAAGGTAAAGCATGGCTTAACTATAAATTAATTTTAGATATATTTGTTATAAATTACACAATTGTATTTTTTTTTCTCGGCTTGTATTTAATATTATTAGATCGGTTCTGGTTAAACTTATTAGGTACAATACTCATCACTCATACAAGCATTTGGGCTGCATTGCTAACCCATGAGTTCATGCATGACACAATATTTCAAAAACCTAAAATCAATTATATCTTTGGTGTCTTAATGACAATAATTAGTGGAGCTTGCTATGTTCCCTATATGCTTCTCAAATATCAGCATCTTGAACATCATCGTCACAAAGTAGGATATGATGGTTTCTCCATTACTAATTGGGTCTTAAGTCGGCCATACATTTTACAACTAATACTTATAACACTAGAATTGTTTTATATTCCTATTCTGAGTTTGATTTCAAGATGGAGAAGTTTACTTTTACCGATGATTCGTTCACAATATAAAAATATGCGTTGGCGAATTATCGTTGTTTTTATTCTGCGCTCAATGTTTTTTGCCACTTTATACTTCATTCATTCTTGGAGCATATTATATATATTTTTAGCACACATACTCATGCTCAATATTTTAAGAGTATATGATTGTTATCACCATACATTTGCTATCATTCCTTTAGGAAGTTCAACAACAAAGCTAAATAAAGATTATGAACAAAAGAATACTTACTCTTCGTTAATTAGCCGTAAATATTACTGGCTTAATTGGATATTTATTAACTATGGGTATCATAATGCCCACCACTATAAACCCCATGTACACTGGTATGATCTACCGAAAATTGATGCAAATCTTTATCCAGATACAGCAACACATTGCATATGTTTTCCTGACTTAATCCTTTGGTATCACCGGAATAGAATTAAAAGAATTTATAATGGCTTAGGTATGCCAATCGTTGAACAAGATAAAATAAAAATAGATGAATTTTGGGGAATAATTATGAATATATCATTCATTGTTTATGATATACAATGA
- a CDS encoding class I SAM-dependent methyltransferase yields the protein MATILRDWSYRYQWLYDGISRLAALSVGGEARFRQLALQGLTIHSDSQVLDLCCGSGQTTEFLVKTSQNVTGLDASPKSLQRARLNVPEASYIEAFAEEMPFADNLFDVVHISVALHEMQPQQLRKIINEVYRVLKPGGVFTLVDFHAPTNPIFWPGISVFLLLFETETAWELLKTDLAELLAKTGYTTLLMAAKRLCY from the coding sequence ATGGCAACAATTTTAAGAGATTGGAGTTACCGTTATCAGTGGTTATATGATGGTATCTCTCGTTTAGCAGCCTTAAGTGTAGGTGGTGAGGCGCGTTTTAGGCAACTTGCTTTGCAAGGCTTAACAATTCACTCAGATTCTCAGGTTTTAGATTTATGTTGTGGTAGTGGTCAAACGACGGAGTTTTTAGTAAAAACTTCACAAAACGTAACAGGTTTGGATGCTTCACCTAAGTCTTTACAACGGGCGCGGCTAAATGTACCGGAAGCTTCATACATAGAAGCTTTTGCCGAGGAGATGCCATTTGCAGACAATCTGTTTGATGTGGTGCATATCAGCGTTGCATTACACGAGATGCAGCCTCAGCAATTACGAAAAATTATTAATGAAGTTTATCGGGTACTGAAACCAGGAGGAGTGTTTACGTTGGTGGATTTTCATGCTCCGACAAATCCGATATTTTGGCCTGGGATATCAGTGTTTTTGTTGTTGTTTGAGACGGAAACAGCTTGGGAATTGTTGAAAACTGATTTAGCTGAGTTGTTAGCTAAGACTGGCTATACTACTTTATTAATGGCAGCTAAGAGACTCTGCTATTAA